The following DNA comes from Vigna radiata var. radiata cultivar VC1973A unplaced genomic scaffold, Vradiata_ver6 scaffold_239, whole genome shotgun sequence.
GAAGAATCCAAGATTCGCTCCTGTATCTGCTTTCTCTGCACTTTGCTTTTTCTGAGATTTATCTTATCCTTTTGTGTTGTTTCTGATTGAGATTGTAGGTGGCGTGCTAGATCTGACTCCAATGCACGCATATTTAGCTGTTTCGTTTTCTCGCTCGATCTGGATATTACTTTTTGATTTAACCGCGCGTCGTTTTATTATGTTTCTGAAGCTTTTGctcttttgtttgtttctgtgtgcagtttgttattctttttttcgGTTTCAGAAACGATAATccgtgttttgttttttgtttttgtattttttttgctAGCGGTGATGATGTGAAATAGTAGAGCATCAGAATAATCAGAATGtcatatttgaaaataagaCGTTTCATTAGATTTTTAAGCTATTTTCATTTACATTGTGTCTTTATCAACTTTTAttctgtattatttttaattgttgcgTTTTATTTTCGTGTTACTGTTGCGGATGGTgtaaaattttacacttttagATAGTGAAGTGTGTGATTTAGTTGTGTGGATATGACGATAGCTGCTTATGGTTTCTCCAACACTGGTTCCATAGTTGCGAGAGTATTGAATAAATTCTGAGTGAACTTGAGCATATATTTTGTCTAATTCGTATTTTCCCTTCAGGTTTGCggttttctgttttttcatCTCAGATTTTTTAAATGGAGGATACAATAGATGCTACTGCAACCTTGGATTATGCTTCAATTCACATTTTTCCCCACCAAAACAGGTGAACTTTGATGCCTTTTGGAGTTAGAATTGGACTTCTgacaatgttttgtttttgtaataacTTCTCACCtgaatttattttagtattattattttttgaagttgtttaaaAGGATTTCCTGTTCTTCTTTTAGGTGTTCTTGTCCTTCTTTCTCATCTCTGTTATAGTTTTTCTCTTATATCCAAGGAGGGAACAACCCTTGTCCATTTAAAGTAGAAACCCTTCTCAGTAATTGACCTTCAATTACACAATGTGactataatgaaataaaaactttgataaatttatgatCTTTTAATACTGTTAGTCTATGTATGTTTTTCTATTGTTGAATACACAAAAAAGACGAGTAGAAAGCAGGAAAATATTATCAAAGGGCtctaacaaaagaaaacaatgtttcTGATGTCTTTCTTTGGAGAATTAGAAAATGGAACTTAATCTGTCCCAGAATTCCAAATTGAATTCTAAccagaaaatgaaataaaatatcatgAGAGTTTTTACCTCTAACAGTACCCCATCACAGAAGGGTGTgtatgtttcttttgttttttttttaaacttagaGGATATGTACTTTATAAATCTGAATGATGGATGATACCAATGGTTATAATGCATCATTTTGtactgttttttttcttaaattttgaatacatTTTTCTCCTATAAAAAGGTTATGAAATCTTATCAATGAATATGATGCTTTTAGGGTTGCCTTGATACTAGTGTAGTTGGTTTCTGACACATGTCCTTACAACTTTCAAGCAGGATTGTTCTAGTCTGTTATGTCATAGACTCACCATTGTATTCATGTAATCTATTGACATTATTATGGCTTCCTTTGATAGGCAGTTCTTCCTTCAGTACATTCAGTTGTGCATTTGAGTAgtttatattgaatttgatcACCTATGAATGTGATACTTTTTTTTACTGGATTCCCTTAATTCTTTATGGTGGTGGGATAGGTACGAGGCATTTGTCTGTATGGGGACGCAATCTGATAAAGTGGCAGCTGGACATTTGGAACACTTGTTGCCTCATTTACCTGCAATAAATGATTTGTATGCTGAAGGATTTGATGCAAAATTCGATCTTGAATTACCAGAAAATCTGCATGGTGCTGAATGGTTTTCAAAAGCAACACTTAAAAGGTTTCTATTAAagaatgactttttttttttaattttttctttttcttttatatttatttataggaaTACCTTACTAGCTCTAATATTACTTTTCTTCTTAGGTTCCTTCATGTTGTTAGTTCACCAGATTTGATAAATGTCATCAGCAGTATCCTGGATGAGATGTCTCAGTTGGAGGATTCAAAGAAATTTCATGTTTCTTTATATGGGAAGGTGGTACCCtgtctttaaattaattaaatctgGAATTGGATTTATGTAGTTTCTGATTAATATTTGTCTTCTGAAACCAGGGCCACAAGGATCATCTCGAAATGGAAAGAggtaattttaactaaattctaTATGGTTTGGTTCTGCTTCTTGGCTTCTATTACCAAACAATTgaacttttctttctctctacattGCAAATGAAGAGGCCTTTCAGAGATTGGCTTCTGGGTAAATTATTGAAACTGTGAGATTGCAATCCCAGTAGTGAGGCCTTGGTTTAAGGTggtatatatatttctatttgcTTGCTATGACTATCTGTAGCTGTGAtggaattaaatttttgaatttattgaaTAACACATTAAGGTGGTATATATAATTCTATTTGCTTGCCATGATTATCTGTAGCTGTGAtggaattaaatttatgaatttattaaataacacaTGCCATATTTTAGTTCTGCAAGGTATTGTGGATATTTGTACACCATTATGGTAGCTGGGTAAAGGCTGCTTTTCCATGATGCTTGGTTTTTTCCTTTTACtgactttttttctctcattatataacttaaaatatcttttgtaaGGACTGAATCACAAGCCATTGATAACTGTTAtgatcacatttttttttcaaaaaaatagaaatatcatCCCAAGCCATTGGAATGCCGTATCAACTGTTTTGATGTCATGCCTAGCAATTTCTAGTTGTATATAGTGGCAGTCCCTTCAATCTCTGATACTTTCTGTACGCACTGATTTGATATGTGCTGCTGGTGAATGCTGGTTTTTGGTCAAGCCAACTGAGGACTTCATTAGATTGCTCATTACATTATCAACTTTATCCCTTCAGTCCTACCAAAAGGCCTGaagttgataaaaatattatctccAAATTTAAGTGGTCAGCCTTAGAATTCTCTATATACATCAAACGACATTTTCCAATTAATGTTTCTGAGTACATTGAAGGGTCGTGGCTAAGTTTTTATCTGGTTTCTGATGTCTCTTTAGATGATAGAGTTTTTTTTGGTCATAAATGGCTATCTTGACTCTTATGTTAGTACCATTCTTCTCTTAAATTctgtttcttttaattctatttCCCACTTTTGACAGATGGTAATTATAGCTCTTATGGTGAAGCACCAGCTTCCAAAGTAATTCCTTTTTCTCCAATGCTTTAGAGTTGGTTCATTTTGCAAATTCATTCACACTATTTTATACGAATAAAACGACTTTTTTCTATTATCTTGTTCTTCATTATTGCCCATTATAATTCTACTAACAATTTATTGCATATGAACAGCCAGAAGTTAGCATTGTGTCACCCGATGTTTCAAAGTATGTTCTTGTAACTGTTGCATTACATTTAACAGATATAGATTGGCTGCACCCACTATTAAGCTTTCTGAAAATATACTGCCAGGAATGAATTGTTACGAGCAATGGATCTAAGATTAACAGCTTTGACTGACAAATTGGCTGACACTTTTAACAAAGCCACTGGTGCTACATGCTCCCCTGAAGATCTGACCTATTTAGCAAAATTTTCTCAACATTTTGGGGCCACTAACATAGGGTACGTTTTCAGACAGATTTATGTAATTGTTTGTCATAAGCACTCTGAATGTATGATTGCATGTTTTAGATTGAGCTTACATTTCTGTTATACATTGCTGCTAAGCCGTTGAGCACATTTCCTATACATTGTGTTCATCTTGTCAGGCATTCTTTATGCAAGTTTATAGAACTAAACCACAAGAACCAGCATGTTGGGCCCCTGAGCAATGAAACAATCTTGCACTCATGTGATGTGACAAAAGACAATGCAAACAAGATTGTCAAAAGCCTGCAGAGTTCCAAACCATTACATTCTAATACACCAGTTAAGTATGGTGTTTCACCAGCAAAAGCTGCCCAGGTTGAGAGACACGGTTCAACAGAAAGTGAGGAATCTTCTAACTCTAGTGATGAGGATCAAACATCTACTGAGAGAAGCCGTTCTCTTGTAAGATCTGCAACACCCAGAAGATCAGCATCCCCTATGCGAAGGGTCCAAATAGGAAGAACTGGACCCCGCAGAGCTGCCGCATTAACTATCAAGAGTCTCAATTATTTTCCTGGCAGAGAGAGGCCAAATACGTTTAGAGATGCTTCTGAAAATGACTATGAAGGGGAAGTATCTGACCAATCCTATAAGAAATCAGAAATTGATGTAAGAAGGATAACTGTACAAGATGCCATCAGTCTTTTTGAAAGCAAACAACGTGATCAAACTACTGATATTCAGAAGAGAAAGTCATTAGCAGATGTTTCTGTTAGTACAAATAAATCTGTCTTGAGAAGATGGAGTGCCGGTATGGGGGAAACCTCTGTGCAAGACCAGCCAGAACATGTCCCTGAAGATCCCGTTCCAGTGACTTCTAATGATACGGTGCATTGCGAGATTCCAAAAAATTCAGATCTAGAAGTGGTTTCAGATTTTGTTTCCCAAATTGACAGTAGTAACGAGATTACTGATTGTGATAAAAAACCAGAAAGACGGGAAAATGTAGGTTTATACACTGAAGATAATCCAAATGAAACCAACCCAGAGGTAAAAGATGAAACTGTAAATAAGTTAGCAGCATCAGCAGACTGGAATCAACGAAAGCAAGAAGAATtcaatcaaattcttaaaaaaatggttgaaaGCAAGCCTGTTTTATTTGGGAAGTCCAAGCCCAGCAGAAACCAGAGTATTTCATTTGAGCAGAGAGGAGGGTCTTACAATCATTATAAGGAAAAGCGTGACGAAAAACTTAAAGGAGCAAAGGCtggaaaagtagaaaaagaagCACAATTCCGACAAATGCAGCAACTACTTGATAAGAGTAAGGTTGAAATGACCAAAAGTGCGAGTGCAAGTAAAATAGGTTCTTCAAGATTGCCCCAAACTTCTCAAAGAAAATCAACTCAAGCTGCAAATTCTCCAAAGGAAATATCTAAGCCTTCAGCTACAAAAAGGATATCATCTAGAACGTCACCCATGCCTGCTACACGTAAGTCTTGGTCAGCAACACCTTCACCAAGGACAGCTGGTACGTCCCCAGCCAAAGCACGTGGTGGAATTTCATCTGCCAACACCACCCCAACACGGCGGAAGCCTGTGTCCACTACATCTGTTCCCCAACCAAGCCCCCAAAAGGAAAGGTCTCAGCCGCGGAAGAGAAACGACAAAGAAACTCAGACCAGCAATAATTCCAAGAGCCTCAGAAGCATGACTGAGAAGCGGCAGCCAGCTGTCCCAAACAAGAGCAAGGCAGTCAAAGCAAAAGTGACGACAGCTTCTGAAGAAGCCTCTGTTCCTTCAAAGACTATCTTAAGTAATAAGGGAACCAAGAAAAGCAGTGTGGTGCCTTTGGAATCAAAACCATTTTTACGCAAGGGTTCTCGGATGGGGCATGGAACTGCCGATCTTATCAAGAAAAAAGGTCCTCCTAAAAGTGAAAAATCTCAGAAAGAGAGTGCAGATCTTATTGAAGATCGAGAAAGTGAGTTGGTTGTCAATGCTTCTGACTTGGTCAGTCACCATTCAGACGGGGATACGATGACACCTATTCATCAGAATGCTGCTACAGTACCAGACCCTCAGATAAATAACCAATCGCAATGCAGTGAGCCAGAGAAGTTAGACCAAAAGCCTACTGATGGTGATGTCGTAACATACACGGAAGAGTCTTCCTTAAATATAAGGAATGAAGAAGAATTAACCATATCACCTTCTGCCTGGGTGGACACAGAAGAGGATTCGTCCAAGCCATGTGAGGATGACACATTTCAATCAGTATCTCTGGCAAATGCTGTTCCAGTGGGATCATCTAGTCCTCGTGTTCGTCATTCTCTATCACAGATGCTACAGGAAGAAAGTAGTGAACCTGACACTTGTGAGTGGGGAAATGCCGAGAATCCCCCTGCCATGATATACCAAAAAGATGCACCCAAAGGTTTGAAAAGACTGTTGAAATTTGCTCGGAAGAGCAAGGGCGATACAGGTTCCACTGGCTGGTCTAGCCCATCTGTTTTCTCTGAAGGAGAGGATGATGCAGAGGAActtaaaaattctaataaaaggAATGCTGACAATCTACTGAGGAAGGCCGCACTCAATGTGAAAAGCTACGGACAACCAAAAAATTCAGTACATGATGGATATGAAAGAAATTTAGGTAGAGTATACTTGTCTAGTGTTGctcttcttttttaatttattttcccaATCTCCTTCAAACCTGATGATGCATTGCAGTAAGTTTGGAACCTGTCAATGTTTTTCACCTTTCTCTTAATACTATATTTTCTCCGAATATATTTTTGACTAAAACTTAAACATTAGACGCTTTCCTTTTGTTCATCTTTATCTGTCATTTGGTGAAACTCGTCTGTATACCCTCACATAGTTGCAATGTACTTGATTAGCTATGCTCCACATATATGGTGCTTAATAATATCTGGAAGTCTCTGGTTCAGTTATATATGGAGCAAATCATGGTCAAACTTCTGAAATGAACTAACCACCCAtagtaaaaaaagataatactaTCGTAATTTAATGGTAGTTTCTTCTTGCAGTTGTTTAAATTACTCTtgactaataaaaaaatagtaagctGTGCTTTTTCCAATTCCTCATGTTTTTTGCCATGCAGCAGGCAGAGGTGATGGCAAGGATTCTCACAAGATGCAAGACGGTGCTGGTCCAACCACAAGAGGTCGGTCTTCATTCCATGACCAATgcttgaaaatttgattttagtgtTCCTTAATACCTTGGAAttgtacatttttctttttcactaatAGTGATCCTTATTAattcctttgttttgtttttcgtGTACATGATCCAGGGTCAAGAtcattcttttctctttcagcTTTTAGGGGAAGCAAGCCCTGAGTCAAAGTTTCATGGGAAACTGCCATTAACTTTGCCATCATCCCTGGACCAGATCTGTATCAACTAAAGCTAAATCAGAATAATTTCAGCGCGCgatgttataaattatattgcgaagtgggggggtttggtGAAATGCTGTAAATTCATTAAATTGTGTTCGCCCTATTTCTATACAATTTCCGAAAGTCATATCATATTATCAGGTCTTCCCTAGGAAAATTTTCCCATAGCTGGATTCTTTGTTGTAGTGTCCCAAACGTTCATTTCATCGTATGGTGTTGTTACTTCGGAAATATTCATCACTGTAGATAACTAAATGATTATGTTCTTTTTGTCAGCTCAAACTAATATCTCGCCCggttaatctttttttaaatgaatttaaccCAAGCggataaaaaatgttttcttttaaaaggtgttaagaaattaaaatgtttttatagaaCTACAAATGCGAAAAATTTCGGCTTATTTAAATCAGTCAGCCAAGCTCATTGATGTATATCCGAGTCgggtttaataatattaatctaATTCATAATCTATATAAGCCAAACACTTCGAGCCATCTTTATTATCAAATTCACCTCCtctgtatataaaaataaatcttttttaagAATGAATCAATGCTTATTTGGTATGATTAAGTTAATgatctaattttaaaacaaaatttataacattccaaaatataacatttaattatataatagatatcacatatttaatataatagatCAATCATAGTCAAAAGTATAAAGTAATATTTACAGTAATCCAAAATAATCATAAAgattaaactttatatacagCTATATATAGTGACTATTCTAAGAAAACTAAGCATCCATAGCATCACCGTCCAATGCATGTTTCAAAGAGACCTCATATCCCTTTACTCACACCTactggatgatcattgcaaaaagagaaagtaaagaaaacacataaacacaatcacaaacaaaagggtaagctaggtatcAAAACAATAcattataaacttaaaacatTTCATACAAGAGTCATATGTAAGATATATTAACCAAACATCTTAATATGCAAAGACCTATAATGAACTATCCGAACATAGAATGAATGTTGAGTTATGGTAGACTGTGCACTTGAGGTGATTTCTACTCTTTGCAAAACCATTatcaatgggtttcaccctaccacactcacaagatTAGTCTGTTTCACGTCTTGGATCATACTAGAAGCACCcgagactaagacctcctgctactctcaccacatgtatcaatcctctctatttgagaatgaatGACCCTTAGAGTTCATGatacccccaagactgagctcttTGCATTTAGACTAATGATACTTGAAACTACACCAAGAAGTTCCACTTTGGAACTAACTTTCACCACTTTGAAACCACTTGAAACTTTATATGTAttactttacttttaaattacataCTATCATATAACATCACAGATCATATTGCTAAGAACCATAGACAACCCATCAAATCATCAGAAAACACATAAAACACAAGTATATAAACATACAAATTGACGCTCAGGTGCTCAAGACTGGTGCTCAACGCCCCAAAAATAGTGACATAGCCCCCAGGTGCTGGAAAACTGGCGCTTAACGCCAGACCTCAACTCTCAACGCCATGACAAAAGCACAACCATTAAATTTCTAACTTTCGACACTATGCCCCCAACTTCTAAAGATCTCTAGGACCCTCCAAACCCAGAGAAAACTCTAAAAACATTGATGTAACTTAGATTGACCCCTTGAAACCCTAATTCACTCATATAAGCCACCTGAACTCAATTTTACACTTCCTAACCCCCATATCAGTTTACCAACTCAATAACCAAGTCTAAATGCACTAGATAATACACCCTAACATCTCAAACTCACAACCCTTTTGTTTCAAGTTCTTACCCTACAAAACCTCTAATTTCGACTAAAAACACCTAAGAACTCACTCTAAGATGCTCCTAACAGTTCTACACTAGATATTTCTCATTTAAAGGCCTAAACAAGTCCTAATAGGTCTAATAGCAGACCTTTAACTTGTCAAAACAATTTGCACTCATTGCTTCAAAATCTCACTACTCAAAGCCCTCACTTTTACATCAATAACACTTCTAAACTTCAACTATGAACCACCTCTTTACTACATATCAGATTTCACACATAAAACACTTCTAATAAGTCTCAAATTACCTCATGACAACTCCTAGATAATTGCTTCCTCACCCCAGTCTCTCTTTCTCAAACTTACCCATTAAAATCTCCCTTTTTAGTCTTAAAACTCAAGAATTTGACCAACCCTCATTCCAAAACACTTGAATTCTATTTCAAACACCAAAACCACTTTATCACACCCAATCATGATAGTAAATACATCGATAACACAACATACCAAGCATACAAACATCATACAATCACTTATCttcatttaattacaaatagTATTAATAACAACATAACAATTCTTCTTAAATCATCtatcaatcataaaatattctaaattcaAACTCCAAATAGATAACTAAGACAATGTCTAGCTTCCCTTAACTCACACTGAACAACCCAACTCTAATGACGCCTCACCGATTGCTTGAAACGTAAGGAATTTCTAGACGAACCTATGATCACACCGAAGGATGACCGAAAAGAATCCTTAGGACCTCAATTTAACTGAGAATTAAGGAAGGAAGATAATTTGATGCATGCAAAACAGTTTCCATGCATGATCATGGACCGAAAATAACAGGGAAAGAGTAGTAGTAGTTGTTGATAAGGGGAACTATGTGAAAGCTAAAACCCAAACCCttgtgtgtttttgatgatgacaacaatagaaatattttaatagtttcttgcacaacaactGAATTGTTTAGTTGTTTAATATgtttgtttgtgcttgaattGTTTTGTTTGCATACTTACTGTGGTTAAACATGAGTTTATATTTGTAGTATGCATATTCATAGTTTTGAATAACAAAACTCTTTGCAAAAAAAACATATCTGTATGAAGAAATCGATTATAgtgtttatgtaatcaattagaCTCATTAGATATCAAGAAATTCTTAATTGTAGCAAACTACAAGTTAAAACTCATGCCTTTGCTAACACCTTATTGTTGAGTGCAGGGATGAGTTTTCAAAcgaaaatgttttcaaaatttcttaagTGTaatacttaaccgattacacaATTTTCTTAATCAGTTAAACTCTGCGCACACTGAAAACTATTTTCATGATAAGTCTTAACTAACATAAGAGTCATATTTTGAATTGCTTCGATTACATTAATCGCGTAACATGTTAAATCTATTTTAATGTAATTCTGGTATAGAAGTGAAAAttgcttaaccgattacattaattttgtaatcgattaatatgTGTCAGACTtgagaaaaactatatattgacgcaTAACGCTCTGCATTAATAACTCTTGAACATTTGATCTTTAATATCTGACAAAGTGAGTTGAGAAAGAAATTGTAGGTGTGCTCattctccaagaatcaaagaaaCACTAGTTTGGAAGATCTTAAGGATTCTTGAAGGATTTTATGTGTACTTTCATTGGCTGATCATCATCCGCACTCTGAGGTGTTTCTTACCTAATCAGTATTGTTGATTTTGCAATATGAGGATTGAGGTTCCCCTGTTGCTGGTGGCTAGGAAGAGAACGTGAGGTTCTGGATACTTTGAGAGGAGTCTTAAATGGTGTTCTGAAaaaagaggattgttcttttTCTGTATTTGACTATAGTAGATTTGGAGTTAGAGAGAAGGATACATTGAGTGAGTTTCTCTATATTGCTTGCTGTATAACTCAATCTTTATAGTAAAGAGGTTTCCAATCTCAAGTTGATTGAAAGGGAGTGGATGTaagcattgaggccgaaccaatataaaaatcttgGTGTTTGTCTTTCTATCCCTTAACTCCCTTTATTGCATTACAATCTTTATTTGCTTGTGTTTCAAGAAAGTGcaaaagattttcaaagtttttcaaaagaatatattttttaataacaaccAATCCACTCCCCCTTCTTGTTTGGGAAACAAGGCCTACACATTTCTACAATTTGCACTAGAGTTGGTTTTTCAAAAGTTACTCGAAAACTAATCGATTGGATTTtttgtgtaatcgattattttgatCCTGATGGCCTCTGTTtctcaaacctttggtgaaggtgcttccaCAAACAGACCTCCTTTATTTGTAGGAGAAAACTAccctttttaaaattagaatgagAATTTTCTTGGAATTTGTAGATAAAGGTATTTAGGATGCCGTGATAAATGAACCCTATGAGCCTACAAAGGTTGTTGGCGGTAAGAatgttttaaagaatttttctgAGTGGAACCAAGATGAAAGTAAAAGACCACactatgatgttaaagctagaaatattatttcatctacaTTGACTATTGACAAGTTTTTCAGGATATCTACATCCTAGAGTGAAAAAGAAATGTTGGATGTCCTTGAAGTGACTCGTGAAGGAACGAATGAAGTGAAAAGGGCCAAAAAGAACTCTttcattcaagaatatgagatgTTTCAGATGAAACTTGGAGAAAACATTTATGATTTCCAAAAGAGGTTCACACATATTGTTAATAATCTCATAGAACTTGGAAAGTCTTTTGAAAAAGGAGGAGACCAATATGAAGATCTTAAAGAGTTTGAATAGAAGCTGGCAACcgaaggtgactgccatctctgAATCAAGGGATTTGACATCCACGAACATGGCTACACTGTTTGGTAAACTCAAGGAGCATGTGTTGGAACTTGGAAGAAGAATATGAGCAAAAGCACTCAATAGCCCTCAAGATTTCTAGTAAGAAAGCTTCAAGAAGCAATGATACATATGCAGATTCATATGCTGAAGTACCAGAAAAAGAAGTACTCAACATGATGGTaaagaaatttacaaaatttatgaaatcTAGAAACAATGTATCTGATTTTGCAGGAAATATAAagggaagaaaaacaaaaggcaaAACTGCTACTTCTATCTACTATGAGTGTGGTAAAGAAGGCCATATTAAACTAGAATGTGCAACCTTAAAGCAAAATCACAAAACTGAGGAAAGGTTCAATCAGGATAGGAggaaaagcaagcaaagaaagGCCTACATTGCATGAAAAGATTGTGATTCTGGAGATTCTTCCAGTGATGAAGATAACCAAAGCCTAGAGGAGGAGACAAATCTGTGTCTCATGGCTGGATCAGTTAGCTTAGAAAGCAATGGCAACAACTTCAGTGATGAGCCTATTGAAGATAAATACTATTAGTTGTTGGATGCATTTCAAGAACTTCATGTAGAGGCAATGAAGTTGCGGTACAAGGTTAATTGATTAAATAGTGAGAAAAGAGATCATGAATACAGAATTTATAACCTTGTTGAAGATAAtaacaaattgaaaattgatCTTAATGCTACTTTACAATCTGTTGAATCTGCTAAATCAAAAGCTAAAGTTGTTGTTGGAGATTGTAAAGATTGCCCTACTCATCTagaaaagattaattacttAACAAGCACATTGTCAAAATTTACTCTTTGTAGATCAAACTTAGAAGCTATTCTAGGCTCTCAAAGAAGAGTAATCAATAAGGAAGGAATAGGTTACAGTGCTAAAGTGAAAGAATTAACTCAAAGAAATTTACTGATTTGAGTAAACCTTCTACTGTTACCTATTTCTATTGCAATACTATTGGTCACACTGTTAAATCTTGTTATTATAAGAAAGTTGGTGTTCCAAAGGAAAAGTATCAATGGATTCCCAAGAAACTAACTACTACTACTAACACAAAAGGCTCCAAGTTTATCTGGGTACTTGTTTCCAAACTGTATGATGCTTTTGCAGGAAAATAAACAGAACTGGTGGCTGACTAGGACTCAAGGAAGGATCACAAAGGAAAAAATCATTAACCTCTTGAGTATCACATGTGGTAACTGtagtttaattttgtaattcatGCATCATTCATGAACTGAAACATTTTTATTGATGTGTATGAATGATCTGTGCTTGTTTGTGACTATATtggttgaaaaacatttttacgAATTTTAACCGATTACGTTAGTAATGGAATCGATTAAAACCTTCTCAGtatttctctgtttttgaaAGTTTGAGACTGGTTGAAACTTAATGGattaaaaaactaatgaaaTCAATTAAGATTATGTACTGGGcctttttagatttaaattttcaaatgggACTTCTTTGAACTTAATCAATTAGgtcatttataaaaattgtttatgtgTTCTTGAGCCACACTGCTCTGCTACTTAGCCTCTAAAACCCTATTTGTGCACAAGTGTCTATGTGAAACCTTGATTCTataatggcttcttcatctgcTCGACGTGGAAAAAGAGCAACACCTGTTGAAAGACAAGCCAATCCCACTGGATGGATTAGTGATGAGGAAAAGCAAAGCGACTTCATATGCTTTTGGGATTCAAAGAAGTTATTAGGCATAAATTTCTAAGCCTTCTTTTCTTCCGTAATGAAAGATTCATATTTTAGGAGTGGTTGATTTATCAGGGTCTTGCCAAATTTGTTGAAATGGACGGTGACTACTACCCTGACTTGGTGAAGGTATTCTACAAAAATCTATGGGTTGAAGATA
Coding sequences within:
- the LOC106779088 gene encoding serine/arginine repetitive matrix protein 5 isoform X2 gives rise to the protein MEDTIDATATLDYASIHIFPHQNRYEAFVCMGTQSDKVAAGHLEHLLPHLPAINDLYAEGFDAKFDLELPENLHGAEWFSKATLKRFLHVVSSPDLINVISSILDEMSQLEDSKKFHVSLYGKGHKDHLEMERDGNYSSYGEAPASKPEVSIVSPDVSKNELLRAMDLRLTALTDKLADTFNKATGATCSPEDLTYLAKFSQHFGATNIGHSLCKFIELNHKNQHVGPLSNETILHSCDVTKDNANKIVKSLQSSKPLHSNTPVKYGVSPAKAAQVERHGSTESEESSNSSDEDQTSTERSRSLVRSATPRRSASPMRRVQIGRTGPRRAAALTIKSLNYFPGRERPNTFRDASENDYEGEVSDQSYKKSEIDVRRITVQDAISLFESKQRDQTTDIQKRKSLADVSVSTNKSVLRRWSAGMGETSVQDQPEHVPEDPVPVTSNDTVHCEIPKNSDLEVVSDFVSQIDSSNEITDCDKKPERRENVGLYTEDNPNETNPEVKDETVNKLAASADWNQRKQEEFNQILKKMVESKPVLFGKSKPSRNQSISFEQRGGSYNHYKEKRDEKLKGAKAGKVEKEAQFRQMQQLLDKSKVEMTKSASASKIGSSRLPQTSQRKSTQAANSPKEISKPSATKRISSRTSPMPATRKSWSATPSPRTAGTSPAKARGGISSANTTPTRRKPVSTTSVPQPSPQKERSQPRKRNDKETQTSNNSKSLRSMTEKRQPAVPNKSKAVKAKVTTASEEASVPSKTILSNKGTKKSSVVPLESKPFLRKGSRMGHGTADLIKKKGPPKSEKSQKESADLIEDRESELVVNASDLVSHHSDGDTMTPIHQNAATVPDPQINNQSQCSEPEKLDQKPTDGDVVTYTEESSLNIRNEEELTISPSAWVDTEEDSSKPCEDDTFQSVSLANAVPVGSSSPRVRHSLSQMLQEESSEPDTCEWGNAENPPAMIYQKDAPKGLKRLLKFARKSKGDTGSTGWSSPSVFSEGEDDAEELKNSNKRNADNLLRKAALNVKSYGQPKNSVHDGYERNLGRGDGKDSHKMQDGAGPTTRGSRSFFSLSAFRGSKP
- the LOC106779088 gene encoding nucleolar and coiled-body phosphoprotein 1 isoform X3 — protein: MDLRLTALTDKLADTFNKATGATCSPEDLTYLAKFSQHFGATNIGHSLCKFIELNHKNQHVGPLSNETILHSCDVTKDNANKIVKSLQSSKPLHSNTPVKYGVSPAKAAQVERHGSTESEESSNSSDEDQTSTERSRSLVRSATPRRSASPMRRVQIGRTGPRRAAALTIKSLNYFPGRERPNTFRDASENDYEGEVSDQSYKKSEIDVRRITVQDAISLFESKQRDQTTDIQKRKSLADVSVSTNKSVLRRWSAGMGETSVQDQPEHVPEDPVPVTSNDTVHCEIPKNSDLEVVSDFVSQIDSSNEITDCDKKPERRENVGLYTEDNPNETNPEVKDETVNKLAASADWNQRKQEEFNQILKKMVESKPVLFGKSKPSRNQSISFEQRGGSYNHYKEKRDEKLKGAKAGKVEKEAQFRQMQQLLDKSKVEMTKSASASKIGSSRLPQTSQRKSTQAANSPKEISKPSATKRISSRTSPMPATRKSWSATPSPRTAGTSPAKARGGISSANTTPTRRKPVSTTSVPQPSPQKERSQPRKRNDKETQTSNNSKSLRSMTEKRQPAVPNKSKAVKAKVTTASEEASVPSKTILSNKGTKKSSVVPLESKPFLRKGSRMGHGTADLIKKKGPPKSEKSQKESADLIEDRESELVVNASDLVSHHSDGDTMTPIHQNAATVPDPQINNQSQCSEPEKLDQKPTDGDVVTYTEESSLNIRNEEELTISPSAWVDTEEDSSKPCEDDTFQSVSLANAVPVGSSSPRVRHSLSQMLQEESSEPDTCEWGNAENPPAMIYQKDAPKGLKRLLKFARKSKGDTGSTGWSSPSVFSEGEDDAEELKNSNKRNADNLLRKAALNVKSYGQPKNSVHDGYERNLAGRGDGKDSHKMQDGAGPTTRGSRSFFSLSAFRGSKP